The Tripterygium wilfordii isolate XIE 37 chromosome 5, ASM1340144v1, whole genome shotgun sequence genome window below encodes:
- the LOC119998774 gene encoding uncharacterized protein LOC119998774 isoform X2, with translation MDKVSTDCPYPGCFFCVMKEGNPSKRRASILKFFRELPSQDDDGQVLPISGLWNTAMAHPNDPEFIELGIFECMAALIWKGLKNRRWLSHDQNIYIPYYAAHIIGSYTMNMEEFAESSVHAGVIPPLVELLRGRLTWVEQRVAVRALGHLATYPNTFPAVASHGEILELAIQLAISSLEIVYSHFYQYVDRRLSYHCDLLTRGMGGVEMESRKAEEWASQLQCWSLQLINCFAFKPEYLTTICKPEFLAKLPGMWGGLVNENSPAGIGLLRTICHHKLGRGPVASCPGIIEALCNIARSSDDWQYMAIDCLLWLLQDPSTCHKVIEKAVPTLLDLADITTLGDHKKLGDTIVTALQECVQSQGTGRNTISHRTKEQIEELLNSRQRLKWEKSMPKEDLHIKQAAALVVKLEGNSLFSSGNISGAASKYSEALALCPVRSKKERVVLYSNRAQCHLLLQQPLAAISDATRALCLHNPVNRHAKSLWRRAQAYDMLGFAKESLLDAILFINECSHSNDPDLSMRQNKVPDYAERLVKKQIRAAWLFREAAIKHGGVQCEGDAGDMYGQETDDSEWETASESDVGDGGRDQIGDDDDDDDDDDSEWKNEDERKERYDKHSIKDIKHGYNVQLVQDES, from the exons ATGGATAAAGTATCTACCGACTGTCCATACCCGGGGTGCTTTTTCTGTGTCATGAAGGAAGGAAATCCAAGCAAGCGCCGAGCTAGCATATTGAAGTTCTTTAGGGAGCTTCCTTCACAGGATGATGATGGTCAAGTTCTCCCTATTAGTGGCCTCTGGAACACTGCCATGGCGCATCCCAATGACCCTGAGTTCATTGAGTTGGGAATATTCGAATGCATGGCTGCACTGATATGGAAGGGTTTAAAGAATCGCCGTTGGCTCTCACATGaccaaaatatatacataccttATTATGCTGCCCATATCATTGGATCCTACACTATGAATATGGAGGAATTTGCAGAAAGTTCAGTGCATGCTGGTGTAATTCCTCCACTAGTTGAACTTCTGAGAGGGAGGTTGACTTGGGTTGAACAGAGAGTGGCAGTGAGAGCTCTTGGACACTTGGCTACATATCCTAACACTTTTCCTGCTGTGGCAAGTCATGGTGAGATCCTTGAGCTCGCCATTCAACTGGCAATTAGTTCACTGGAAATAGTTTATTCACATTTCTACCAGTATGTCGACAGAAGGCTTAGTTATCACTGTGACCTGCTTACTCGTGGCATGGGTGGTGTTGAAATGGAGTCCAGGAAAGCAGAGGAGTGGGCTAGTCAGCTGCAATGCTGGTCCCTTCAGCTCATTAATTGTTTTGCTTTCAAGCCTGAATATCTTACTACTATATGCAAACCAGAATTTTTAGCAAAACTACCAGGCATGTGGGGTGGGTTGGTTAATGAAAACTCGCCAGCTGGCATAGGTTTGTTAAGAACAATTTGTCATCATAAACTTGGTCGAGGACCTGTTGCTAGCTGTCCTGGTATTATTGAAGCATTATGTAACATTGCTCGCTCATCAGATGATTGGCAGTATATGGCCATAGACTGCCTTCTTTGGCTACTCCAGGATCCAAGTACGTGTCACAAG GTAATTGAAAAGGCAGTACCTACACTTCTAGACCTTGCGGACATTACAACTCTGGGAGATCACAAGAAGTTAGGGGATACAATTGTTACTGCTCTTCAGGAATGTGTCCAATCACAAGGTACAGGACGTAACACTATTAGTCATCGTACAAAGGAGCAGATTGAGGAACTACTGAATTCGAGACAGAGATTGAAATGGGAGAAGAGTATGCCAAAAGAGGATCTCCATATTAAACAGGCTGCAGCGCTAGTGGTCAAGCTTGAAGGAAATTCCTTGTTCTCATCAGGAAATATATCTGGAGCGGCCTCAAAGTACTCGGAAGCATTAGCATTGTGTCCAGTGAGatccaagaaagagagagtTGTTCTTTATAGTAACCGAGCTCAGTGTCATCTTCTCTTACAGCAACCCTTAGCTGCTATAAGTGATGCTACACGTGCACTTTGTCTTCACAATCCTGTTAACCGTCATGCCAAAAGCCTTTGGAGGAGAGCTCAGGCTTATGACATGCTTGGATTTGCTAAAGAGAGTTTGTTAGATGCCATTTTATTCATAAATGAGTGTTCTCACTCCAATGACCCTGATCTCTCTATGAGGCAAAATAAGGTTCCTGACTATGCTGAGCGACTAGTCAAGAAGCAGATACGTGCAGCCTGGTTGTTTAGAGAAGCAGCTATCAAGCATGGTGGTGTCCAATGTGAGGGAGATGCTGGTGACATGTATGGACAGGAGACTGACGATTCTGAGTGGGAGACGGCGAGTGAGAGTGATGTAGGAGATGGTGGAAGGGATCAaattggtgatgatgatgatgatgatgatgatgatgatagtgaatgGAAGAATGAAGACGAGAGGAAAGAAAGATATGACAAGCATTCAATCAAAG ACATAAAGCATGGATACAATGTGCAGCTCGTGCAAGATGAATCGTGA
- the LOC119998774 gene encoding uncharacterized protein LOC119998774 isoform X3, protein MDKVSTDCPYPGCFFCVMKEGNPSKRRASILKFFRELPSQDDDGQVLPISGLWNTAMAHPNDPEFIELGIFECMAALIWKGLKNRRWLSHDQNIYIPYYAAHIIGSYTMNMEEFAESSVHAGVIPPLVELLRGRLTWVEQRVAVRALGHLATYPNTFPAVASHGEILELAIQLAISSLEIVYSHFYQYVDRRLSYHCDLLTRGMGGVEMESRKAEEWASQLQCWSLQLINCFAFKPEYLTTICKPEFLAKLPGMWGGLVNENSPAGIGLLRTICHHKLGRGPVASCPGIIEALCNIARSSDDWQYMAIDCLLWLLQDPSTCHKVIEKAVPTLLDLADITTLGDHKKLGDTIVTALQECVQSQGTGRNTISHRTKEQIEELLNSRQRLKWEKSMPKEDLHIKQAAALVVKLEGNSLFSSGNISGAASKYSEALALCPVRSKKERVVLYSNRAQCHLLLQQPLAAISDATRALCLHNPVNRHAKSLWRRAQAYDMLGFAKESLLDAILFINECSHSNDPDLSMRQNKVPDYAERLVKKQIRAAWLFREAAIKHGGVQCEGDAGDMYGQETDDSEWETASESDVGDGGRDQIGDDDDDDDDDDSEWKNEDERKERYDKHSIKARAR, encoded by the exons ATGGATAAAGTATCTACCGACTGTCCATACCCGGGGTGCTTTTTCTGTGTCATGAAGGAAGGAAATCCAAGCAAGCGCCGAGCTAGCATATTGAAGTTCTTTAGGGAGCTTCCTTCACAGGATGATGATGGTCAAGTTCTCCCTATTAGTGGCCTCTGGAACACTGCCATGGCGCATCCCAATGACCCTGAGTTCATTGAGTTGGGAATATTCGAATGCATGGCTGCACTGATATGGAAGGGTTTAAAGAATCGCCGTTGGCTCTCACATGaccaaaatatatacataccttATTATGCTGCCCATATCATTGGATCCTACACTATGAATATGGAGGAATTTGCAGAAAGTTCAGTGCATGCTGGTGTAATTCCTCCACTAGTTGAACTTCTGAGAGGGAGGTTGACTTGGGTTGAACAGAGAGTGGCAGTGAGAGCTCTTGGACACTTGGCTACATATCCTAACACTTTTCCTGCTGTGGCAAGTCATGGTGAGATCCTTGAGCTCGCCATTCAACTGGCAATTAGTTCACTGGAAATAGTTTATTCACATTTCTACCAGTATGTCGACAGAAGGCTTAGTTATCACTGTGACCTGCTTACTCGTGGCATGGGTGGTGTTGAAATGGAGTCCAGGAAAGCAGAGGAGTGGGCTAGTCAGCTGCAATGCTGGTCCCTTCAGCTCATTAATTGTTTTGCTTTCAAGCCTGAATATCTTACTACTATATGCAAACCAGAATTTTTAGCAAAACTACCAGGCATGTGGGGTGGGTTGGTTAATGAAAACTCGCCAGCTGGCATAGGTTTGTTAAGAACAATTTGTCATCATAAACTTGGTCGAGGACCTGTTGCTAGCTGTCCTGGTATTATTGAAGCATTATGTAACATTGCTCGCTCATCAGATGATTGGCAGTATATGGCCATAGACTGCCTTCTTTGGCTACTCCAGGATCCAAGTACGTGTCACAAG GTAATTGAAAAGGCAGTACCTACACTTCTAGACCTTGCGGACATTACAACTCTGGGAGATCACAAGAAGTTAGGGGATACAATTGTTACTGCTCTTCAGGAATGTGTCCAATCACAAGGTACAGGACGTAACACTATTAGTCATCGTACAAAGGAGCAGATTGAGGAACTACTGAATTCGAGACAGAGATTGAAATGGGAGAAGAGTATGCCAAAAGAGGATCTCCATATTAAACAGGCTGCAGCGCTAGTGGTCAAGCTTGAAGGAAATTCCTTGTTCTCATCAGGAAATATATCTGGAGCGGCCTCAAAGTACTCGGAAGCATTAGCATTGTGTCCAGTGAGatccaagaaagagagagtTGTTCTTTATAGTAACCGAGCTCAGTGTCATCTTCTCTTACAGCAACCCTTAGCTGCTATAAGTGATGCTACACGTGCACTTTGTCTTCACAATCCTGTTAACCGTCATGCCAAAAGCCTTTGGAGGAGAGCTCAGGCTTATGACATGCTTGGATTTGCTAAAGAGAGTTTGTTAGATGCCATTTTATTCATAAATGAGTGTTCTCACTCCAATGACCCTGATCTCTCTATGAGGCAAAATAAGGTTCCTGACTATGCTGAGCGACTAGTCAAGAAGCAGATACGTGCAGCCTGGTTGTTTAGAGAAGCAGCTATCAAGCATGGTGGTGTCCAATGTGAGGGAGATGCTGGTGACATGTATGGACAGGAGACTGACGATTCTGAGTGGGAGACGGCGAGTGAGAGTGATGTAGGAGATGGTGGAAGGGATCAaattggtgatgatgatgatgatgatgatgatgatgatagtgaatgGAAGAATGAAGACGAGAGGAAAGAAAGATATGACAAGCATTCAATCAAAG CTCGTGCAAGATGA
- the LOC119998774 gene encoding uncharacterized protein LOC119998774 isoform X1, protein MDKVSTDCPYPGCFFCVMKEGNPSKRRASILKFFRELPSQDDDGQVLPISGLWNTAMAHPNDPEFIELGIFECMAALIWKGLKNRRWLSHDQNIYIPYYAAHIIGSYTMNMEEFAESSVHAGVIPPLVELLRGRLTWVEQRVAVRALGHLATYPNTFPAVASHGEILELAIQLAISSLEIVYSHFYQYVDRRLSYHCDLLTRGMGGVEMESRKAEEWASQLQCWSLQLINCFAFKPEYLTTICKPEFLAKLPGMWGGLVNENSPAGIGLLRTICHHKLGRGPVASCPGIIEALCNIARSSDDWQYMAIDCLLWLLQDPSTCHKVIEKAVPTLLDLADITTLGDHKKLGDTIVTALQECVQSQGTGRNTISHRTKEQIEELLNSRQRLKWEKSMPKEDLHIKQAAALVVKLEGNSLFSSGNISGAASKYSEALALCPVRSKKERVVLYSNRAQCHLLLQQPLAAISDATRALCLHNPVNRHAKSLWRRAQAYDMLGFAKESLLDAILFINECSHSNDPDLSMRQNKVPDYAERLVKKQIRAAWLFREAAIKHGGVQCEGDAGDMYGQETDDSEWETASESDVGDGGRDQIGDDDDDDDDDDSEWKNEDERKERYDKHSIKELKSWTTVDHFPSFSWA, encoded by the exons ATGGATAAAGTATCTACCGACTGTCCATACCCGGGGTGCTTTTTCTGTGTCATGAAGGAAGGAAATCCAAGCAAGCGCCGAGCTAGCATATTGAAGTTCTTTAGGGAGCTTCCTTCACAGGATGATGATGGTCAAGTTCTCCCTATTAGTGGCCTCTGGAACACTGCCATGGCGCATCCCAATGACCCTGAGTTCATTGAGTTGGGAATATTCGAATGCATGGCTGCACTGATATGGAAGGGTTTAAAGAATCGCCGTTGGCTCTCACATGaccaaaatatatacataccttATTATGCTGCCCATATCATTGGATCCTACACTATGAATATGGAGGAATTTGCAGAAAGTTCAGTGCATGCTGGTGTAATTCCTCCACTAGTTGAACTTCTGAGAGGGAGGTTGACTTGGGTTGAACAGAGAGTGGCAGTGAGAGCTCTTGGACACTTGGCTACATATCCTAACACTTTTCCTGCTGTGGCAAGTCATGGTGAGATCCTTGAGCTCGCCATTCAACTGGCAATTAGTTCACTGGAAATAGTTTATTCACATTTCTACCAGTATGTCGACAGAAGGCTTAGTTATCACTGTGACCTGCTTACTCGTGGCATGGGTGGTGTTGAAATGGAGTCCAGGAAAGCAGAGGAGTGGGCTAGTCAGCTGCAATGCTGGTCCCTTCAGCTCATTAATTGTTTTGCTTTCAAGCCTGAATATCTTACTACTATATGCAAACCAGAATTTTTAGCAAAACTACCAGGCATGTGGGGTGGGTTGGTTAATGAAAACTCGCCAGCTGGCATAGGTTTGTTAAGAACAATTTGTCATCATAAACTTGGTCGAGGACCTGTTGCTAGCTGTCCTGGTATTATTGAAGCATTATGTAACATTGCTCGCTCATCAGATGATTGGCAGTATATGGCCATAGACTGCCTTCTTTGGCTACTCCAGGATCCAAGTACGTGTCACAAG GTAATTGAAAAGGCAGTACCTACACTTCTAGACCTTGCGGACATTACAACTCTGGGAGATCACAAGAAGTTAGGGGATACAATTGTTACTGCTCTTCAGGAATGTGTCCAATCACAAGGTACAGGACGTAACACTATTAGTCATCGTACAAAGGAGCAGATTGAGGAACTACTGAATTCGAGACAGAGATTGAAATGGGAGAAGAGTATGCCAAAAGAGGATCTCCATATTAAACAGGCTGCAGCGCTAGTGGTCAAGCTTGAAGGAAATTCCTTGTTCTCATCAGGAAATATATCTGGAGCGGCCTCAAAGTACTCGGAAGCATTAGCATTGTGTCCAGTGAGatccaagaaagagagagtTGTTCTTTATAGTAACCGAGCTCAGTGTCATCTTCTCTTACAGCAACCCTTAGCTGCTATAAGTGATGCTACACGTGCACTTTGTCTTCACAATCCTGTTAACCGTCATGCCAAAAGCCTTTGGAGGAGAGCTCAGGCTTATGACATGCTTGGATTTGCTAAAGAGAGTTTGTTAGATGCCATTTTATTCATAAATGAGTGTTCTCACTCCAATGACCCTGATCTCTCTATGAGGCAAAATAAGGTTCCTGACTATGCTGAGCGACTAGTCAAGAAGCAGATACGTGCAGCCTGGTTGTTTAGAGAAGCAGCTATCAAGCATGGTGGTGTCCAATGTGAGGGAGATGCTGGTGACATGTATGGACAGGAGACTGACGATTCTGAGTGGGAGACGGCGAGTGAGAGTGATGTAGGAGATGGTGGAAGGGATCAaattggtgatgatgatgatgatgatgatgatgatgatagtgaatgGAAGAATGAAGACGAGAGGAAAGAAAGATATGACAAGCATTCAATCAAAG AACTTAAATCATGGACAACTGTGGATCATTTCCCCTCTTTTTCTTGGGCTTAA
- the LOC119999108 gene encoding stemmadenine O-acetyltransferase-like, whose translation MSNKSSKAFHPNFDTLFYFPPVDAFPKEATFSAIFSQFSRTDKCALRRFVFDASAVARLKAEAASSGVQNPTRVELVTAILWKTTMSALEAKAGIRRPHLVTHGVNLRRRAVPEFPESLVGNLFKLDKVIKEMITGAAPPGGLLEYTSFDSWCNLGLYTVDFGWGNPWWISCVPVLDSSATTSFTNRIFLMDSRPSNGDCGVEAWAYIEEEEMAILENEMELLALGSMDSSPIESCKL comes from the coding sequence ATGTCAAATAAATCTAGTAAAGCTTTTCACCCCAATTTTGACACCCTCTTTTACTTTCCTCCAGTTGATGCATTTCCAAAGGAAGCAACTTTTTCTGCAATCTTTAGCCAATTTTCTAGAACTGACAAGTGTGCTTTAAGAAGGTTTGTGTTTGATGCATCCGCGGTAGCCAGACTCAAGGCCGAGGCAGCAAGCTCCGGTGTACAAAATCCGACAAGAGTAGAGCTTGTGACTGCAATTCTATGGAAAACCACCATGTCcgccttggaggcaaaagctgGCATTCGGAGGCCACATTTGGTAACTCATGGCGTCAACTTGCGACGAAGAGCTGTGCCAGAATTCCCAGAATCACTTGTGGGAAACTTGTTTAAGCTTGATAAGGTTATAAAGGAGATGATAACTGGAGCAGCTCCTCCTGGTGGGTTATTGGAATATACTTCGTTTGATAGTTGGTGTAATCTTGGCCTCTACACAGTTGATTTTGGATGGGGAAATCCTTGGTGGATCAGTTGTGTTCCGGTTCTTGATTCGTCGGCTACGACAAGTTTCACAAATCGGATTTTTCTTATGGATTCAAGACCCAGCAATGGAGACTGTGGAGTCGAAGCATGGGCGTAtattgaggaagaagaaatggCTATACTAGAAAATGAGATGGAGCTCCTAGCTTTGGGTTCCATGGATTCAAGTCCCATTGAGTCCTGCAAACTGTGA
- the LOC119998912 gene encoding uncharacterized protein LOC119998912, which yields MAPLLSSCLRKVLLLYLVLVLFTSVLLLSVSSESQIQSQSESLGRRRMLEDKQPKSSTKTTNLSTKNQTKLLKPNLSSKNQTKLFKANLSAKNQTKPTKPTNSTKTTISIDSIPKSELKKLNSTSKASNFTKSSSSLSTKKSPDLTKLSTPNSKKPKPTSTKQSQTSIDKKLIDPDSQKAKKNQQKQTQPSWLDQEEDADLLSEFRDLPTRLHRTLLPDLERISTTSKAYLTKANKEISKNFKPYVGNEYAPTIASFVSFAFIIIPLLLVSLLVNRIKAYFSLQKILIFIQVYLSIYFSILCLSSLVTGLEPLKYFYATARSTYVCLQVLQTLAYVLYLLLLLMYLVLVFSTECGLGSRMLGLGQAFVGYAVGLHYYVSVFHSAVLRQPPKTNWKIHGIYATCFLVICLLARADRRKKSYLEEGGEEGKQN from the coding sequence ATGGCTCCACTCTTGTCCTCCTGTCTCAGAAAGGTACTTTTGCTTTATCTTGTTCTGGTTCTGTTTacttctgttcttcttctttctgtCTCCTCAGAGTCTCAGATTCAAAGCCAATCAGAGTCTCTTGGTAGGAGAAGAATGTTAGAAGACAAGCAGCCTAAGAGTAGTACTAAAACCACCAATTTGTCCACCAAGAACCAAACCAAGCTCTTGAAACCCAATTTGTCCTCCAAGAACCAAACCAAACTCTTCAAGGCCAATTTGTCTGCCAAGAACCAAACCAAGCCGACAAAGCCCACAAACTCTACCAAAACAACAATATCCATTGATTCCATTCCCAAGTCTGAATTGAAGAAGTTGAATTCCACATCAAAAGCCTCAAACTTTACCAAATCCAGTTCTTCACTCTCCACCAAGAAATCTCCAGATCTAACCAAATTAAGCACACCCAAttcaaaaaaaccaaaacccacTTCCACAAAACAGAGCCAAACCAGTATTGACAAGAAACTAATTGACCCAGATTCCCAGAAAGCAAAGAAGAATCAACAAAAACAGACCCAACCCAGTTGGCTTGACCAGGAAGAAGATGCTGATTTGCTTTCAGAATTCAGAGATCTACCCACCAGACTTCATCGAACACTCCTACCAGACCTGGAGAGAATCTCAACAACATCAAAAGCTTACCTAACGAAAGCCAACAAAGAAATCTCAAAGAATTTCAAACCATATGTTGGTAATGAATACGCACCCACAATTGCCTCATTTGTGTCTTTTGCTTTCATTATAATCCCTCTGCTTCTGGTTTCTCTCCTTGTCAATAGAATCAAAGCTTATTTTTCTCTCCAAAAGATCCTGATTTTCATTCAAGTTTATCTCTCAATCTACTTCTCCATCCTCTGTCTCTCTTCTCTAGTCACTGGACTTGAGCCTCTCAAGTATTTCTACGCTACGGCGCGGTCCACTTACGTCTGTTTACAAGTTCTGCAAACGCTAGCGTATGTTCTGTATCTGTTGTTGCTGCTGATGTatctggttttggttttttcGACTGAATGTGGGCTGGGCTCGAGGATGCTGGGCCTGGGCCAAGCCTTCGTGGGCTATGCAGTTGGGCTTCATTATTACGTGTCGGTGTTTCATAGTGCTGTCTTGCGTCAACCACCGAAGACGAATTGGAAGATTCATGGGATTTACGCCACGTGTTTTCTTGTTATTTGCCTGCTTGCGAGAGCtgataggagaaagaaatcttaTTTAGAAGAAGGTGGTGAGGAAGGTAAACAGAATTAA
- the LOC119999110 gene encoding uncharacterized protein LOC119999110 has product MKSETLTLVLVNLAGIMERADESLLPRVYKEVGAALHTDPTGLGSLTLYRSVVQTACYPLAAYFSVHHNRANVIAVGAILWAAATFLVAVSSTFFQMAVSRGLNGIGLALVTPAIQSLVADSTDESNRGMAFGWLQLTGNLGSILGGFCSVLIASQSFMGIPGWRIAFHLVGIVSVIVGLLVHIFAKDPHFSDRRSMEKTPRQPFSDELKDLLKEAKSVINIPSFQIIVAQGVMVIGTFPGSAWSFATMWCLGNG; this is encoded by the exons ATGAAGTCAGAGACGTTGACGCTTGTGTTGGTGAATCTGGCGGGGATTATGGAGAGAGCAGACGAGTCATTGCTACCCCGGGTCTACAAGGAGGTTGGTGCTGCTCTTCACACGGACCCAACTGGGTTGGGTTCACTAACTCTGTATCGATCCGTTGTGCAAACTGCTTGCTACCCACTTGCGGCATACTTTTCTGTTCATCACAATCGCGCCAATGTCATTGCCGTTGGTGCCATTCTCTGGGCTGCAGCAACTTTTCTTGTCGCCGTCTCCTCTACTTTCTTCCAG ATGGCAGTTTCAAGAGGTTTGAATGGGATTGGACTAGCCCTAGTCACACCAGCCATTCAGTCCCTTGTTGCTGATTCAACTGATGAGAGCAATCGTGGTATGGCATTCGGATGGCTACAACTAACAGGAAACCTTGGTTCCATCCTTGGTGGGTTTTGTTCTGTCCTTATAGCCTCACAATCCTTCATGGGTATTCCTGGTTGGAGAATTGCTTTCCATCTCGTTGGAATAGTTAGTGTTATAGTTGGTCTTTTGGTCCATATCTTTGCTAAAGACCCTCACTTTTCTGATCGTAGATCTATGGAGAAAACTCCACGGCAGCCATTTTCAGATGAATTGAAGGACTTACTGAAGGAAGCAAAATCAGTCATAAATATACCTTCTTTCCAAATAATTGTGGCTCAGGGGGTCATGGTCATCGGAACATTCCCCGGATCAGCTTGGTCATTTGCCACAATGTG gTGCTTAGGCAATGGTTGA
- the LOC119998076 gene encoding probable serine/threonine-protein kinase DDB_G0278665 — MDSGNSGGSMQSSSGGDDEYDSRATDSCISAFFNSNNQQPQQPPHHHLQRQTHSYSSMFDPLSNFFDPLSRSAQPPPSFASTNSLLNLDMVWSRALRSEPDLGGFTASSSSPTQQFLTDQSQSRVAFPSNMPIPHRPENAPNNDHSTANNNTGGGTNMVRNPKKRSRASRRAPTTVLTTDTTNFRAMVQEFTGIPAPPFTSSPFPRTTRLDLFGASSSSSSPLPPYLLRPFAQKLQPVLPSFLSPSSSSSSSAIASATELTNINNINSSNINMQLQNPVYNFQSFLNQAPPKYNPLSNSAILGTKQQESLQINQSNDDSHLKMGVLEEFGLSTTALPRREISNGDPANWGTRDGMGSREGDRHHQHQGLLRSINGGNYNNPERVANNSNGKLNYSGGSGSSASDFHGEKGADDQNVATRTNEGMVESWICSSD; from the coding sequence ATGGATTCCGGGAATAGTGGTGGTAGTATGCAGTCCTCCAGTGGTGGAGACGACGAGTACGATTCACGCGCCACCGACTCTTGTATTTCTGCTTTCTTCAATTCCAACAATCAGCAGCCGCAGCAGCCGCCACATCACCACCTCCAACGACAAACCCACTCTTATTCTTCAATGTTTGACCCGCTATCCAACTTTTTCGACCCGTTATCAAGATCGGCACAACCGCCACCGTCATTCGCAAGCACGAATTCGCTACTCAATCTTGATATGGTCTGGTCCAGGGCCTTAAGATCCGAACCCGATCTTGGAGGATTTACGGCCTCGTCATCGTCACCGACCCAACAGTTTCTCACGGACCAATCACAGAGCAGAGTCGCCTTTCCGTCCAATATGCCGATCCCACATCGACCGGAAAATGCCCCAAATAATGATCATTCCACCGCTAACAACAACACTGGCGGCGGCACAAATATGGTCCGGAACCCGAAGAAGAGATCCAGAGCTTCAAGACGTGCACCGACAACTGTACTGACAACAGACACCACTAATTTCAGAGCCATGGTTCAGGAATTCACTGGAATCCCTGCTCCACCATTCACGTCTTCACCTTTTCCCAGAACAACCAgacttgatttgtttggtgcttcttcatcttcttcttcacctcTTCCTCCTTATCTTTTGAGACCTTTTGCACAAAAACTGCAACCAGTACTCCCTTCatttctctctccctcctcctcctcttcttcttctgccaTTGCTTCTGCTACTGAATTAACTAACATCAACAACATCAATTCCAGTAACATCAACATGCAATTGCAAAACCCAGTTTACAATTTCCAATCTTTCCTCAATCAAGCCCCTCCCAAGTATAACCCACTATCGAATTCAGCTATTCTTGGGACCAAACAACAGGAATCCTTGCAAATTAACCAGTCAAATGATGATTCACATCTCAAGATGGGTGTTTTGGAGGAGTTTGGTTTGAGTACTACAGCTTTGCCAAGGAGAGAGATTAGTAATGGAGACCCTGCAAACTGGGGTACTCGGGATGGAATGGGATCAAGGGAGGGCGAtcgtcatcatcaacatcaaggTCTGTTAAGGTCCATCAATGGTGGAAACTACAATAACCCAGAAAGAGTAGCTAATAATTCTAATGGGAAACTAAACTACTCGGGTGGTTCAGGTTCTTCAGCCTCGGATTTTCATGGTGAGAAAGGCGCTGATGATCAAAACGTGGCTACAAGAACTAATGAAGGTATGGTGGAATCATGGATTTGCTCTTCGGATTAG